From Candidatus Doudnabacteria bacterium, a single genomic window includes:
- the rplS gene encoding 50S ribosomal protein L19: MTMIQTFREEQLKAIPKLKAGYIVRVYQKIKDVSPDGKEKERVQIFEGQVIGTRGGKAINGTVTVRKISSGIGVERIFPIHSPNIEKIEVVKETPARKTKLYYTRKGQEAKVRE, encoded by the coding sequence ATGACAATGATCCAAACATTTAGAGAAGAACAGTTAAAGGCAATTCCGAAACTAAAAGCCGGATACATCGTGCGCGTATATCAAAAGATCAAAGATGTCTCGCCTGACGGCAAAGAAAAAGAACGCGTCCAGATATTTGAAGGCCAGGTTATCGGTACCCGCGGCGGCAAAGCCATCAACGGCACTGTGACCGTGCGCAAGATCTCTTCCGGCATCGGCGTGGAACGCATTTTTCCCATTCATTCACCAAACATAGAAAAGATAGAAGTAGTGAAAGAAACCCCGGCCAGAAAAACCAAGCTCTACTACACAAGAAAAGGACAGGAAGCGAAGGTCAGAGAATAA
- a CDS encoding superoxide dismutase, translating into MKQELPKLPYAYNALEPYIDAKTMEIHYTKHHQAYIDKLNAALAKYPELQDKPVDELLRDLYSLKVDDEDRIAIRNHGGGHLNHSLFWKILDPANNKNEKLVSDINKVFGSVDEFKKQFTDIATKQFGSGWAWLARDVSGKLHLHGMPNQDSPYLHGHTPVLGLDVWEHAYYLKYQNKRPEYIDAWWKVLKLI; encoded by the coding sequence ATGAAACAAGAATTGCCAAAACTTCCCTATGCTTATAATGCATTGGAGCCTTACATTGACGCCAAAACCATGGAAATCCATTATACCAAGCATCATCAGGCCTATATAGATAAATTAAACGCCGCTTTGGCAAAATATCCGGAATTGCAGGACAAACCGGTTGACGAACTATTAAGAGATCTCTATTCGCTCAAGGTTGATGATGAGGACCGGATCGCGATCCGCAATCACGGCGGCGGACACCTCAACCATTCCCTGTTTTGGAAGATCCTGGACCCTGCGAACAATAAGAATGAAAAGCTAGTTTCAGATATCAACAAAGTCTTTGGCTCAGTTGATGAATTCAAAAAACAATTTACGGATATTGCGACCAAGCAATTTGGCTCAGGCTGGGCCTGGCTGGCACGGGATGTGTCCGGCAAACTGCATCTGCATGGCATGCCCAATCAAGATTCACCGTATCTGCATGGCCACACGCCGGTTCTGGGCCTTGATGTCTGGGAACATGCATATTATTTGAAATATCAAAACAAACGGCCTGAGTATATTGATGCTTGGTGGAAAGTGCTGAAATTGATATAG
- the rny gene encoding ribonuclease Y produces MLIGIIVGALLGAMVGYLIRKVQIANQVNSIEGRVARALEEAKNKEKEILLDAKSKALEIVGQGKKAEEEFRNQIIKVEDRLSRKESDLERKLSESEKLKEDLNFKKTEIEKTKDEMRGLKQKQLEQLQKISGLSTEDAKRVLLESTEKSVKEELTMLTHKLVNQAREDADKKARDIVALAIQRCASEVTSEMTTTAVTLPSEEMKGRIIGKEGRNIRTFEQMLGVEVIVDDTPDAVIISGFNSVRRHIAKIALEKLILDGRIHPAKIEEATEKAKKEVSDMIKEAGEQAVYELGIANFPPKLVQLIGRLKFRTSYGQNVLKHSIEMAKLAALMAEEIGADVMTVKQGALLHDIGKALDQDMEGTHVEIGKQIAKKFNLPEKIVNAIEAHHGDVEYTSIEAAIVDAADNISGARPGARRDTYENYVKRLEELESLAHSFEGVDKVYAIQAGREIRVFVKPDKLDDWGATKLAREIANKIEQDLKYPGEIRVMVIRETRVIEYAR; encoded by the coding sequence ATGCTTATTGGAATTATTGTTGGAGCGCTTTTAGGAGCAATGGTGGGTTATCTGATCCGCAAAGTGCAGATCGCCAACCAGGTAAACTCCATTGAAGGCCGGGTCGCCAGGGCTTTGGAGGAAGCAAAAAATAAGGAAAAGGAAATTTTGCTTGATGCCAAATCGAAAGCACTGGAAATTGTAGGCCAGGGTAAAAAGGCAGAAGAAGAATTTCGGAACCAGATCATCAAAGTCGAGGACCGCTTAAGCCGCAAGGAATCGGACCTCGAACGCAAGCTGTCCGAATCCGAGAAGCTCAAAGAAGATCTGAATTTCAAAAAAACAGAGATCGAGAAAACCAAAGATGAGATGCGGGGACTGAAGCAAAAACAGCTTGAGCAACTGCAGAAGATCTCAGGGCTTTCAACTGAGGACGCCAAAAGAGTTCTTTTGGAATCCACGGAAAAGAGCGTGAAAGAAGAGCTGACCATGCTGACCCACAAACTGGTCAACCAGGCCCGCGAGGATGCGGATAAAAAAGCCCGCGATATTGTAGCTCTCGCCATACAGCGCTGCGCATCAGAGGTCACCAGCGAAATGACGACCACGGCTGTGACTTTGCCGAGCGAAGAAATGAAAGGGCGGATCATCGGCAAAGAAGGCCGAAACATCCGGACCTTTGAGCAGATGCTGGGAGTGGAGGTCATCGTTGACGACACGCCTGATGCCGTGATCATTTCCGGCTTCAATTCGGTCCGCCGCCATATCGCGAAGATCGCCCTGGAAAAATTGATTTTGGACGGCCGCATTCATCCTGCTAAAATTGAAGAAGCAACGGAGAAAGCCAAAAAAGAAGTTTCTGACATGATCAAAGAAGCAGGCGAGCAGGCAGTGTATGAACTGGGTATTGCCAATTTTCCGCCAAAATTAGTGCAGCTGATCGGGAGGCTCAAATTCCGCACCAGCTACGGCCAAAACGTACTCAAACATTCGATAGAGATGGCCAAGCTGGCGGCATTGATGGCCGAAGAGATCGGCGCTGATGTTATGACCGTCAAACAAGGAGCCCTGCTGCATGACATCGGCAAAGCCTTGGACCAGGATATGGAAGGTACTCACGTGGAGATCGGCAAACAGATCGCGAAAAAGTTCAATCTGCCCGAAAAAATAGTGAATGCGATCGAAGCCCATCACGGCGATGTGGAATACACTTCTATTGAAGCCGCTATCGTTGATGCTGCTGACAATATTTCCGGAGCAAGGCCCGGAGCTAGGCGCGATACCTATGAAAATTACGTAAAAAGACTTGAGGAACTGGAGAGCCTGGCGCACAGCTTTGAGGGCGTTGATAAAGTTTACGCTATTCAGGCAGGAAGAGAGATCCGGGTGTTTGTTAAACCCGACAAACTGGATGATTGGGGGGCGACGAAATTGGCCCGCGAGATCGCCAATAAGATAGAACAGGATCTGAAGTATCCGGGAGAGATCAGGGTCATGGTCATCAGGGAAACAAGAGTAATCGAATATGCAAGGTAA
- a CDS encoding TIGR00282 family metallophosphoesterase, whose protein sequence is MLKIIFFGDITGEPGRAAVKKTLPDLIKSEQPDLILANVENLAHGKGVTVKTLEELIRLGISGFTSGNHIYSKKDLSDETFRKYPDKLVRPANIPDTYAGKNAVVIPTAKGDVLIGNFLGQVFMEKQFHDPISSPFAEAEKWLTANDPKNYAAVVIDFHAEATSEKVAFGYFLDGRVSAVLGTHTHIPTADAKILPGGTAYITDVGMCGAAGGVLGVKKELSLERFTSGTRVPFDIPEDPSSAELSYVIIEVDETSRKALKISSQHQIIKING, encoded by the coding sequence ATGCTTAAGATAATATTTTTTGGAGACATCACAGGCGAGCCGGGCCGGGCGGCCGTTAAAAAAACCCTGCCGGATTTGATCAAGTCCGAGCAGCCTGATTTGATCTTGGCGAATGTTGAAAATTTGGCTCACGGCAAAGGCGTGACTGTCAAAACTTTGGAAGAATTGATCCGCCTCGGCATCTCCGGGTTTACTTCAGGCAATCATATTTATTCCAAAAAAGATCTGTCGGATGAAACTTTCCGAAAATATCCGGACAAACTTGTCCGGCCGGCTAATATTCCCGACACCTATGCGGGGAAAAACGCGGTGGTCATCCCGACCGCCAAAGGCGATGTCTTGATCGGCAATTTCCTGGGCCAGGTGTTCATGGAAAAACAATTCCACGATCCGATCAGTTCGCCTTTTGCTGAAGCGGAAAAATGGCTTACAGCCAACGATCCAAAAAATTACGCAGCGGTGGTGATCGATTTTCACGCCGAAGCGACAAGTGAGAAAGTCGCCTTCGGATATTTTTTGGATGGCCGGGTCAGCGCAGTTTTGGGCACGCATACCCATATCCCCACTGCAGATGCAAAAATCCTGCCCGGGGGAACCGCCTATATCACGGACGTCGGCATGTGCGGAGCAGCAGGGGGAGTGCTGGGTGTTAAGAAAGAATTGTCTCTGGAACGGTTTACCTCGGGCACACGGGTGCCGTTTGATATCCCGGAAGACCCTTCTTCTGCGGAATTAAGTTATGTTATCATAGAGGTGGACGAAACCAGCCGGAAAGCCCTCAAAATTTCCAGCCAACATCAAATAATTAAAATCAATGGATAA
- a CDS encoding class I SAM-dependent methyltransferase, with the protein MDNFIFDPASKFLDPEKILFAAGLSAGQIVADLGTGSGFYTLAAGKIVGDGGQVFAVDILDTALDHVSAEARMKGLRNLKILRADLEQADSCRNIPTGSIDMAIMANIFHQIKNHAALFTEAYRMLKTGGKLVAIDWNDMPGPIGPMAADRVKPEVLKKLAKQTTLKEAGVLPTDIYHYGLMFIK; encoded by the coding sequence ATGGATAATTTTATTTTTGACCCAGCCAGTAAATTTTTAGACCCGGAAAAGATCCTGTTCGCCGCAGGCCTTTCTGCCGGCCAGATCGTGGCCGATCTGGGCACCGGCAGCGGATTTTATACCCTGGCGGCCGGGAAAATTGTCGGGGATGGGGGACAAGTTTTTGCCGTGGATATTTTAGATACAGCCTTAGACCATGTCTCGGCGGAAGCCCGGATGAAAGGCTTGAGAAATCTTAAAATCTTACGCGCGGACCTGGAACAGGCCGATTCCTGCCGCAATATTCCCACAGGCAGCATTGATATGGCGATCATGGCCAATATCTTTCACCAAATAAAAAACCATGCCGCTTTGTTCACTGAAGCTTACCGGATGCTGAAAACCGGCGGCAAGCTGGTGGCGATAGATTGGAATGATATGCCCGGTCCGATCGGGCCTATGGCGGCGGATAGGGTCAAACCGGAAGTTTTAAAAAAATTGGCTAAGCAAACAACATTGAAGGAAGCGGGAGTGCTGCCTACTGATATTTATCATTATGGATTAATGTTCATTAAATGA
- a CDS encoding YraN family protein: MTNLGSAGEKLVAETYQEQGCRLLEKNYIFPHGKQIGEIDLIFEKDKEIIFVEVKARSSEKFGGPFEAVDLNKRRRLIKTAKLYLQLHPKFLEHNYRIDVAGVDIDNPTEPVIILTNAIEDLD; encoded by the coding sequence ATGACCAACCTCGGATCGGCGGGAGAGAAGCTGGTTGCTGAAACCTATCAGGAGCAGGGCTGCCGGTTGCTTGAAAAAAATTATATCTTTCCTCACGGCAAACAGATCGGAGAGATCGACCTGATTTTTGAAAAAGACAAAGAGATCATATTCGTGGAAGTGAAAGCACGTTCGTCTGAGAAATTCGGCGGTCCGTTCGAGGCGGTGGATCTTAATAAGCGCAGAAGGCTGATCAAAACAGCCAAATTATATCTTCAGCTGCATCCTAAATTTCTGGAGCACAATTACCGGATTGACGTGGCAGGAGTCGATATTGACAACCCAACCGAACCTGTTATAATACTTACGAACGCTATTGAAGATTTAGATTAA
- the nusA gene encoding transcription termination factor NusA has product MNEQFEQALNQIAEEKDINKEEILKMIEVSLAAAFRKDYGKKDQNIVVEFLPDTLGTKVFDVKKVVEEVTDPVKEMTLEDAKKAKKGAKVGDEIKIDITPKTGATFGRIAAQTAKQVIVQKIREAERGVLFTDYKAKERQLVSGIVQRIEGETVLIDLGKTTGVLFPSEQIKGEKYAIGARIKVLILHVEPTAKGPKITLSRSHPDVVRRLFEIEVPEIFNGIVEVKAIAREAGSRTKIAVWSSQDGVDPIGACVGQRGTRVQVIMAELNGEKIDIISWSEDPVKFIANALSPAKILNVTLNEDAKEAKVGVLEDQLSLAIGKTGQNVRLAARLTGWKIDIAEEKISGGQPESEVTSEELNPEEPAVAAEGEQINAQ; this is encoded by the coding sequence ATGAATGAGCAGTTTGAACAGGCGCTGAATCAGATCGCCGAAGAGAAAGATATAAATAAAGAAGAGATCTTGAAAATGATCGAGGTTTCTTTGGCCGCGGCTTTCCGCAAAGATTACGGCAAAAAAGACCAGAATATCGTGGTCGAGTTTTTGCCTGACACTTTAGGCACGAAAGTCTTTGACGTGAAAAAAGTCGTAGAAGAAGTAACCGACCCGGTTAAAGAAATGACCCTTGAGGATGCCAAAAAAGCGAAAAAAGGCGCTAAGGTCGGCGATGAGATAAAAATTGACATCACGCCCAAAACCGGCGCCACATTCGGCCGGATCGCCGCGCAGACCGCAAAGCAGGTCATTGTCCAGAAGATCAGGGAAGCGGAGCGGGGAGTGCTGTTCACGGATTATAAAGCCAAAGAGCGCCAGTTGGTTTCAGGGATTGTCCAACGAATTGAAGGCGAGACTGTACTGATAGATTTGGGGAAAACCACGGGAGTTTTGTTTCCTTCCGAACAGATCAAAGGTGAGAAATATGCCATAGGCGCACGGATCAAAGTTTTAATTCTGCATGTTGAACCCACGGCCAAGGGACCAAAGATCACATTATCCCGATCGCATCCGGACGTGGTCAGAAGGCTGTTTGAAATTGAAGTGCCGGAGATCTTTAACGGCATTGTTGAAGTCAAAGCCATCGCCCGCGAAGCGGGAAGTCGGACCAAGATCGCAGTCTGGTCGTCACAGGACGGCGTGGACCCGATCGGCGCTTGCGTGGGCCAGCGCGGGACCCGCGTGCAGGTCATCATGGCAGAGCTCAACGGCGAAAAGATAGATATCATTTCCTGGTCTGAGGATCCCGTGAAATTTATCGCCAATGCTTTGTCCCCGGCAAAGATCTTGAATGTGACGTTGAACGAGGATGCCAAAGAAGCCAAGGTCGGTGTGCTTGAGGACCAGCTGTCTTTGGCCATCGGCAAGACCGGTCAAAACGTCCGGCTGGCAGCGCGGTTGACCGGCTGGAAAATTGATATTGCGGAAGAGAAAATTTCAGGAGGCCAGCCTGAGTCGGAGGTGACGAGCGAAGAATTAAATCCGGAAGAACCCGCTGTTGCCGCGGAAGGAGAACAAATAAATGCGCAATAA
- the clpP gene encoding ATP-dependent Clp endopeptidase proteolytic subunit ClpP has product MRNKIIEMPLVPMVVEKSQFGERAFDIYSRLLKERIIFLGEAIDDHVANLVIAQLLFLEAEDPKKEIKLYINSPGGSVTSALAIYDTMQFVKADVITVCIGQAASAAAVLLAAGAAGKRMSLPNARVMIHQVMGGVEGQVRDVEIQTKEMVRIKHQINDILIKHTGQSLKKIETDTDRDFFMTPEEAKNYGLIDKVILP; this is encoded by the coding sequence ATGCGCAATAAAATAATAGAGATGCCTCTGGTGCCGATGGTGGTTGAAAAATCCCAATTCGGCGAGCGGGCCTTTGACATCTATTCAAGGCTTTTGAAAGAAAGAATTATTTTTTTGGGCGAGGCGATCGATGATCATGTGGCGAATTTGGTGATCGCTCAATTGCTGTTCCTGGAAGCAGAGGACCCGAAGAAAGAAATTAAACTGTACATTAATTCTCCGGGTGGCTCGGTCACATCCGCTTTGGCGATCTATGATACCATGCAGTTTGTAAAAGCAGATGTGATCACGGTCTGCATCGGACAAGCCGCTTCTGCCGCGGCCGTACTTCTGGCCGCTGGCGCTGCCGGAAAAAGAATGTCACTGCCGAACGCGCGCGTCATGATCCACCAGGTCATGGGCGGAGTGGAAGGCCAGGTGCGCGATGTCGAGATCCAGACCAAAGAAATGGTCCGCATCAAGCATCAGATAAACGACATTTTGATCAAACACACAGGGCAGTCATTGAAGAAAATTGAAACTGACACTGACCGAGATTTCTTCATGACCCCGGAAGAAGCAAAAAATTACGGTCTGATCGACAAGGTCATTCTGCCGTAG